One genomic window of Elaeis guineensis isolate ETL-2024a chromosome 2, EG11, whole genome shotgun sequence includes the following:
- the LOC105053765 gene encoding agmatine coumaroyltransferase-2 → MPGDPKAMMVRVESSRLVKPSDQGHPPPTTLRVPLSIFDKVTYDTHIAVIYAFRPPIPSNSMVEKGLSRVLSEYREWAGRLGKDPEGNPFILLNDEGVRFIEASADTTLDKAMPFKPSAALLSFHPSLHGVAELVQVQLTRFTCGSLMVGFTAHHLVADGHATSNFLVAWGLASRGLAIDPLPLHDRASFFVPRSPPRLEFKHRGVEFMTRNKFDKGKDNPLKDDIVVHRVHFTKEFLHKLKAQASLGSKSNRPYTTFESLVAHLWRLVTRARGLDGCETTHVRISVNGRTRLSPRVPNEYFGNLVLWAFPRAKVAELIGKPLQFAAELIHDEVAKVNDGYFRSFIDFASSGVVESENLVPTADMGKSVLCPNLEVDSWLRFPFYDLDFGGGAPPYYFMPSYFPVEGMLFILPSSMGDGSIDAFVPLFCHSVDAFKQDCYSLV, encoded by the coding sequence ATGCCAGGCGACCCCAAAGCCATGATGGTGAGAGTGGAGAGCTCACGGCTCGTCAAGCCCTCCGACCAAGGGCACCCTCCCCCCACCACTCTCCGCGTCCCCTTAAGCATCTTCGACAAGGTCACTTACGACACCCACATTGCCGTCATCTACGCCTTCCGGCCGCCGATCCCTTCTAACTCTATGGTGGAGAAGGGCCTCTCCAGGGTGCTCTCCGAATACCGGGAGTGGGCCGGAAGGCTTGGCAAAGACCCTGAAGGTAACCCCTTTATCCTCCTCAACGATGAAGGCGTGCGCTTCATCGAGGCGTCGGCGGACACCACCCTCGACAAGGCCATGCCCTTCAAACCCTCAGCGGCATTACTAAGCTTTCACCCCAGCCTCCACGGCGTGGCAGAGCTGGTCCAGGTCCAGCTGACACGGTTCACCTGTGGCTCCCTGATGGTAGGTTTCACGGCGCACCACCTAGTCGCCGACGGCCATGCCACCAGCAACTTCTTGGTTGCATGGGGCCTCGCGTCGCGCGGTCTCGCCATCGATCCGCTCCCGTTGCACGACCGTGCGTCCTTCTTCGTCCCTCGCAGCCCTCCGAGGCTCGAGTTCAAGCACAGGGGAGTGGAGTTCATGACCAGGAACAAGTTCGACAAAGGTAAGGATAATCCCTTGAAGGATGACATAGTTGTTCACAGGGTGCATTTCACTAAGGAGTTCCTACATAAGCTCAAGGCCCAGGCTTCACTGGGGTCTAAATCCAACAGGCCCTACACCACGTTTGAGAGCTTGGTGGCTCACCTTTGGAGGCTGGTGACGAGGGCCCGAGGGCTAGATGGTTGCGAGACCACCCACGTAAGGATATCAGTGAACGGGCGCACGAGGTTGAGCCCTCGAGTGCCCAATGAGTACTTCGGCAACTTGGTTCTGTGGGCGTTTCCTCGGGCGAAGGTGGCGGAGCTGATCGGCAAACCATTGCAGTTCGCGGCGGAGCTGATCCACGACGAGGTGGCGAAGGTGAACGACGGATATTTTCGATCGTTTATAGACTTTGCGAGCTCCGGCGTGGTGGAGTCGGAGAATCTAGTGCCGACGGCGGACATGGGGAAGTCGGTGCTGTGTCCAAACCTGGAGGTGGATAGCTGGCTGAGGTTCCCGTTCTATGATCTGGATTTTGGTGGGGGGGCCCCGCCGTACTACTTCATGCCTAGTTACTTTCCCGTGGAGGGCATGCTGTTCATCTTGCCATCGTCGATGGGAGATGGCAGCATCGATGCCTTCGTGCCTTTGTTTTGTCACAGTGTGGACGCTTTCAAACAAGATTGCTACTCCTTGGTCTAG
- the LOC105055290 gene encoding wall-associated receptor kinase-like 20, with amino-acid sequence MMSRGLKPTSILSPFLLTFLLLSLLSSSQRTCPRCGTMEVPYPLSTNPSCGDPNYSLLCDPYKHKLHFNALNGSTYLVLRIQPLAQRMVLQPSPLLPGTCITQDMPKSEGLWLNQSLPFNVTSSNTIFFFNCSPRLLISPLNCTTTSLCHRYLEAMRRVDPKSELECASGPGPCCTFIAGGMPSAYQIRLHSSGCRAFRSVLHLDPERPPSEWEEGLEIQWASPPEPTCRSQNDCSQSSSCSATRGGGGVRRCLCNKGYHWDGTAATCLRNARHSHSFTKVLIIKVVMGVLGFFFFLTVIVVIMITRYGKLSNRSKIVKERENMIKASGRSARMFGWKEVRKATKGFSKETILGSGGFGEVYKGVLEDGTPVAVKSAKVGNLKSTQQVLNEVGILSLVNHKNLVRLLGCCVESQQPLMIYEYIPNGTLYKHLHMRDEAILDWKTRLKIALQTAEALAYLHSSAHVPIYHRDVKSTNILLDQELNAKVSDFGLSRLAQPGLSHVSTCAQGTLGYLDPEYYRNYQLTDKSDVYSFGVVLLELLTSKKVIDFSRETDDVNLAEYVKQRAKDGAAMEVIDKRLFGADAKVGVLKTTELFLELSIACLREKKEERPCMKEVAEVLQYIIETLHQEEFRGEE; translated from the coding sequence ATGATGTCAAGAGGCCTAAAGCCAACCTCCATTCTATCTCCCTTTCTCTTGACATTCCTATTATTGAGTCTTCTCTCATCATCCCAAAGGACCTGTCCGAGATGTGGCACCATGGAAGTCCCCTACCCACTGAGTACCAACCCCAGTTGTGGAGACCCCAACTATTCTCTTCTCTGTGATCCCTACAAACATAAACTACACTTCAATGCTCTCAATGGGAGCACTTATCTTGTCCTCAGAATCCAACCCTTGGCTCAACGCATGGTGCTGCAGCCATCGCCCCTATTGCCGGGGACTTGCATAACCCAGGACATGCCGAAGAGCGAAGGTCTATGGCTCAACCAATCTCTCCCTTTCAATGTCACCTCATCCAACaccatctttttcttcaattGCTCGCCACGCCTCTTGATCTCGCCGCTTAATTGCACCACAACCAGCCTTTGCCATCGCTACCTCGAGGCCATGCGCCGAGTCGACCCGAAGAGCGAACTCGAATGCGCAAGTGGACCTGGCCCCTGCTGCACCTTCATTGCTGGTGGAATGCCTTCAGCATACCAGATCCGGCTCCACAGCTCGGGCTGCCGTGCTTTTAGAAGTGTGCTCCATCTGGATCCTGAGAGGCCACCGAGTGAATGGGAAGAAGGTTTGGAGATACAATGGGCTTCTCCTCCTGAACCGACTTGTAGGAGTCAAAATGATTGCTCTCAAAGCTCCTCTTGCTCTGCAACTCGAGGTGGTGGCGGCGTTCGACGTTGCCTCTGCAACAAGGGCTACCATTGGGATGGTACTGCTGCCACTTGCTTAAGAAATGCGAGGCACTCTCATTCTTTCACCAAAGTTCTTATCATCAAGGTAGTGATGGGAGtgttaggcttttttttttttctgacagtAATCGTTGTCATCATGATAACCAGATATGGTAAACTCTCAAACCGATCAAAGATAGTTAAAGAAAGAGAGAACATGATCAAGGCTAGCGGGAGATCAGCTAGGATGTTTGGGTGGAAGGAGGTGAGGAAGGCAACTAAGGGATTTTCGAAGGAGACGATCTTAGGGAGTGGAGGGTTTGGAGAGGTTTACAAGGGAGTGCTAGAAGACGGAACCCCGGTGGCAGTCAAGTCTGCCAAGGTTGGCAACCTTAAAAGCACTCAGCAAGTGCTTAACGAGGTAGGTATACTGTCTCTTGTCAACCATAAGAACCTTGTGAGACTCTTGGGGTGTTGTGTTGAATCCCAACAACCTCTGATGATATATGAGTACATACCCAATGGCACTCTTTATAAACACTTGCATATGAGAGATGAGGCCATCTTAGACTGGAAGACAAGGCTAAAGATAGCTCTCCAAACAGCCGAGGCATTGGCTTACTTGCATTCCTCAGCTCACGTTCCAATATACCACAGGGATGTCAAGTCTACCAACATTCTACTGGACCAAGAGCTCAATGCCAAGGTCTCTGACTTTGGCCTCTCAAGACTGGCCCAGCCTGGACTAAGCCATGTCTCAACGTGTGCACAAGGGACGTTAGGATACCTGGACCCTGAGTACTATCGGAACTACCAACTCACTGACAAGAGCGACGTGTATAGCTTCGGAGTTGTGTTGCTGGAGCTGCTCACATCAAAGAAGGTCATCGACTTCTCAAGGGAGACTGATGATGTGAACCTAGCGGAGTACGTGAAGCAACGGGCTAAGGATGGTGCAGCGATGGAGGTGATCGACAAGAGATTGTTCGGTGCTGATGCTAAAGTTGGGGTTCTGAAGACTACCGAGCTATTTTTGGAGCTTTCTATTGCTTGTCTGAGGGAGAAGAAGGAGGAAAGGCCTTGCATGAAGGAAGTTGCCGAAGTACTACAGTATATTATAGAGACACTTCATCAGGAAGAGTTTCGTGGTGAGGAATAG
- the LOC140855704 gene encoding uncharacterized protein isoform X2: MAAPITVSSGGFQGPPHAVVGAMPRKRFRTKFSSEQKERMQEMSERLGWRMQKKDEAVVEEFCRQIGVERGIFKVWMHNNKHTYHGSPSSKRNEYNGCTWKGGKLRLEKAKEHYFARLKREWAKDVNLATTVHLDMKKDAEHLKMSECLDQEKMQFRIFFPKLRKACLMTDDTILDTVLGRQLRSGHSMRSKKSRSSSSGRSDDASVPEAVRTSMSMMQDQISYWMNRVCTTIATRIGSGIDAWRRERGQ; this comes from the exons ATGGCCGCCCCTATAACGGTGTCTTCGGGGGGCTTTCAGGGGCCACCGCATGCGGTTGTGGGGGCGATGCCGAGGAAGAGGTTCAGAACCAAATTCAGCTCAGAGCAGAAGGAGAGGATGCAGGAGATGTCGGAGCGGCTGGGGTGGAGGATGCAGAAGAAGGACGAGGCGGTCGTCGAGGAATTCTGCCGGCAAATCGGCGTCGAGAGGGGGATCTTCAAGGTGTGGATGCATAACAACAAGCACACATATCATGGCAGCCCATCATCGAAAAGAAACGAG TATAATGGATGTACTTGGAAAGGAGGGAAGCTTAGACTTGAAAAGGCTAAAGAGCATTACTTTGCTCGCTTGAAACGAGAGTGGGCAAAAGATGTAAACCTAGCAACAACAGTTCATCTTgatatgaagaaagatgcagaacACCTGAAAATGTCAGAATGTTTGGACCAGGAGAAGATGCAGTTTCgaattttctttccaaaattgAGGAAG gcttgtttgatgacagatgatacgattttggataccgtcctcgggcggcagctaagatctggtcatagcatgcggtccaaaaaatcacgcagttcgtcatccggccggtctgatgatgcatcggtgccagaggcagttaggacatccatgagcatgatgcaagatcagattagttactggatgaatcgggtctgcaccaccatcgcgacacgtatcgggtcagggatcgacgcctggaggagggaacgaggccaatga
- the LOC140855704 gene encoding uncharacterized protein isoform X1, with the protein MAAPITVSSGGFQGPPHAVVGAMPRKRFRTKFSSEQKERMQEMSERLGWRMQKKDEAVVEEFCRQIGVERGIFKVWMHNNKHTYHGSPSSKRNEVSRGGGGGGGGGGGEGNGLGIVAAVLVFNLYNGCTWKGGKLRLEKAKEHYFARLKREWAKDVNLATTVHLDMKKDAEHLKMSECLDQEKMQFRIFFPKLRKACLMTDDTILDTVLGRQLRSGHSMRSKKSRSSSSGRSDDASVPEAVRTSMSMMQDQISYWMNRVCTTIATRIGSGIDAWRRERGQ; encoded by the exons ATGGCCGCCCCTATAACGGTGTCTTCGGGGGGCTTTCAGGGGCCACCGCATGCGGTTGTGGGGGCGATGCCGAGGAAGAGGTTCAGAACCAAATTCAGCTCAGAGCAGAAGGAGAGGATGCAGGAGATGTCGGAGCGGCTGGGGTGGAGGATGCAGAAGAAGGACGAGGCGGTCGTCGAGGAATTCTGCCGGCAAATCGGCGTCGAGAGGGGGATCTTCAAGGTGTGGATGCATAACAACAAGCACACATATCATGGCAGCCCATCATCGAAAAGAAACGAGGTGAGCCGCGGCGGCggaggtggaggtggaggtggCGGTGGCGAGGGGAATGGCCTTGGCATTGTAGCTGCTGTTCTTGTTTTTAATCTT TATAATGGATGTACTTGGAAAGGAGGGAAGCTTAGACTTGAAAAGGCTAAAGAGCATTACTTTGCTCGCTTGAAACGAGAGTGGGCAAAAGATGTAAACCTAGCAACAACAGTTCATCTTgatatgaagaaagatgcagaacACCTGAAAATGTCAGAATGTTTGGACCAGGAGAAGATGCAGTTTCgaattttctttccaaaattgAGGAAG gcttgtttgatgacagatgatacgattttggataccgtcctcgggcggcagctaagatctggtcatagcatgcggtccaaaaaatcacgcagttcgtcatccggccggtctgatgatgcatcggtgccagaggcagttaggacatccatgagcatgatgcaagatcagattagttactggatgaatcgggtctgcaccaccatcgcgacacgtatcgggtcagggatcgacgcctggaggagggaacgaggccaatga
- the LOC140855704 gene encoding uncharacterized protein isoform X4, whose product MAAPITVSSGGFQGPPHAVVGAMPRKRFRTKFSSEQKERMQEMSERLGWRMQKKDEAVVEEFCRQIGVERGIFKVWMHNNKHTYHGSPSSKRNEVSRGGGGGGGGGGGEGNGLGIVAAVLVFNLYNGCTWKGGKLRLEKAKEHYFARLKREWAKDVNLATTVHLDMKKDAEHLKMSECLDQEKMQFRIFFPKLRKDTTPNWMVWVGAKQNLAILLGLDQFPC is encoded by the exons ATGGCCGCCCCTATAACGGTGTCTTCGGGGGGCTTTCAGGGGCCACCGCATGCGGTTGTGGGGGCGATGCCGAGGAAGAGGTTCAGAACCAAATTCAGCTCAGAGCAGAAGGAGAGGATGCAGGAGATGTCGGAGCGGCTGGGGTGGAGGATGCAGAAGAAGGACGAGGCGGTCGTCGAGGAATTCTGCCGGCAAATCGGCGTCGAGAGGGGGATCTTCAAGGTGTGGATGCATAACAACAAGCACACATATCATGGCAGCCCATCATCGAAAAGAAACGAGGTGAGCCGCGGCGGCggaggtggaggtggaggtggCGGTGGCGAGGGGAATGGCCTTGGCATTGTAGCTGCTGTTCTTGTTTTTAATCTT TATAATGGATGTACTTGGAAAGGAGGGAAGCTTAGACTTGAAAAGGCTAAAGAGCATTACTTTGCTCGCTTGAAACGAGAGTGGGCAAAAGATGTAAACCTAGCAACAACAGTTCATCTTgatatgaagaaagatgcagaacACCTGAAAATGTCAGAATGTTTGGACCAGGAGAAGATGCAGTTTCgaattttctttccaaaattgAGGAAG GATACTACTCCAAACTGGATGGTATGGGTTGGTGCTAAGCAGAACTTAGCGATTTTGCTCGGTTTGGACCAGTTTCCGTGCTGA
- the LOC140855704 gene encoding uncharacterized protein isoform X3, whose translation MAAPITVSSGGFQGPPHAVVGAMPRKRFRTKFSSEQKERMQEMSERLGWRMQKKDEAVVEEFCRQIGVERGIFKVWMHNNKHTYHGSPSSKRNEVSRGGGGGGGGGGGEGNGLGIVAAVLVFNLYNGCTWKGGKLRLEKAKEHYFARLKREWAKDVNLATTVHLDMKKDAEHLKMSECLDQEKMQFRIFFPKLRKVLSTSIATQYDQSSVSSFAISVPGTVLVCYWFDRVRSV comes from the exons ATGGCCGCCCCTATAACGGTGTCTTCGGGGGGCTTTCAGGGGCCACCGCATGCGGTTGTGGGGGCGATGCCGAGGAAGAGGTTCAGAACCAAATTCAGCTCAGAGCAGAAGGAGAGGATGCAGGAGATGTCGGAGCGGCTGGGGTGGAGGATGCAGAAGAAGGACGAGGCGGTCGTCGAGGAATTCTGCCGGCAAATCGGCGTCGAGAGGGGGATCTTCAAGGTGTGGATGCATAACAACAAGCACACATATCATGGCAGCCCATCATCGAAAAGAAACGAGGTGAGCCGCGGCGGCggaggtggaggtggaggtggCGGTGGCGAGGGGAATGGCCTTGGCATTGTAGCTGCTGTTCTTGTTTTTAATCTT TATAATGGATGTACTTGGAAAGGAGGGAAGCTTAGACTTGAAAAGGCTAAAGAGCATTACTTTGCTCGCTTGAAACGAGAGTGGGCAAAAGATGTAAACCTAGCAACAACAGTTCATCTTgatatgaagaaagatgcagaacACCTGAAAATGTCAGAATGTTTGGACCAGGAGAAGATGCAGTTTCgaattttctttccaaaattgAGGAAG GTACTATCTACTTCCATAGCTACACAATATGACCAAAGTAGTGTTTCAAGCTTCGCAATCTCGGTACCAGGTACCGTACTGGTATGTTACTGGTTCGATAGAGTACGGTCAGTATGA